The region CGTGCCGGTCCTCGGCATCAGCGGGACGCTGCTCGTCGTGGTGACGATGAAGGCGCTGAGCGCGGCGCTGGTGTCGGCGGGGGCTGCGGTCCGGCCGGCGGCTTCGGCATGAATCGAAGGGCCTCGTCCCGGGACCAGACGCCGGGGATCTTCGCCCCGCAGGCGGCGCACGCCCCGTCTTTCATGCCCGAGGGGTCCACGCGGTAGCCGACGCGCCCGATGGCCCGCTTGCCGCACGACGCGCAGTACGTGCTCTCCCCTTCGTGGAACGGGACGTTGCCGACATAGACGTACCGCAGGCCGGCGTCCAGGGCGACCTTGCGGGCGCGGTCGATGGTCTCGACGGGCGTCGGCGGCAGGTTCTTCATGCGGTAGGTCGGATGGAACCGGGAGAAGTGGACGGGAACGTCCGGGCCGAGCGCCTTGACGAGCCACCGGGTCATCTCGCGGATCTCGGCCTCCGAATCGTTCAGCGTCGGCACCAAGAGGACGACGACCTCGGTGTGAATCCCCACGTCGGCCAGGACCTCGAGCGCCTTCTTGACCGGCGCCAACTGGGCCGCGCACTGGTCCTCGTAAAACTTTTCGGTGAAGGCCTTCAAATCGACCTTGACGGCCGTCAGGTGCTTGCACAGTTGCCGAATCGCCGCCTCCTGGATGAAGCCGTTCGAGATCATGACGCTGCCGACGCCCGCCGCGCGCCCCGCCGCGGCCGTGTCATGCATATACTCATAAAAAACTACCGGCTCGGAATACGTGTAGGCGATGGTGGGGATGCCCCGCGCGGCCGCCGTCTGGACGAGATTCTCCGGCGGCACCAGGAGGCTGCGGACCTGCTCGGGGCGAAACTGGCTGATCTCCCAGTTCTGGCAGAACTTGCATTCCATGTTGCATCCGGCCGTCGCGACGCTGAGGGCCTGCGTCCCCGGCAGGTAATGGAACAGAGGCTTTTTCTCAATCGGGTCGACGTTGATGGTGCAGAGGTTTCCGTACACCAGGGTCTTATAGTCGCCGCCGCGGTTCTCCCGCACGCCGCAGTACCCGCGTTCGACGTCGGCGACGACGCACTCGCGCGGGCAAAGGGTGCAGCGGACGGCCTTGTCGGGCAGGCGGTCGAACCACAGGGCGTCGTGGACGGCCGTCTGGGCCCGCCAGTCCTCCGCCTGGGCGGAGGCGAATCGGCCGGCAATCCCTGCCGCACACGCGGCACAGGCCCCCGCGCCGAGCGCTTGGAGGAACTCG is a window of Planctomycetota bacterium DNA encoding:
- the amrS gene encoding AmmeMemoRadiSam system radical SAM enzyme, whose product is MPENLGAPKSRREFLQALGAGACAACAAGIAGRFASAQAEDWRAQTAVHDALWFDRLPDKAVRCTLCPRECVVADVERGYCGVRENRGGDYKTLVYGNLCTINVDPIEKKPLFHYLPGTQALSVATAGCNMECKFCQNWEISQFRPEQVRSLLVPPENLVQTAAARGIPTIAYTYSEPVVFYEYMHDTAAAGRAAGVGSVMISNGFIQEAAIRQLCKHLTAVKVDLKAFTEKFYEDQCAAQLAPVKKALEVLADVGIHTEVVVLLVPTLNDSEAEIREMTRWLVKALGPDVPVHFSRFHPTYRMKNLPPTPVETIDRARKVALDAGLRYVYVGNVPFHEGESTYCASCGKRAIGRVGYRVDPSGMKDGACAACGAKIPGVWSRDEALRFMPKPPAGPQPPPTPAPRSAPSSSPRRAASR